One Diabrotica virgifera virgifera chromosome 3, PGI_DIABVI_V3a genomic window carries:
- the LOC126882297 gene encoding uncharacterized protein F58A4.6, which yields MKKLYIILTDGIYCYGRYVIKRNNVKEFKSISNGTEILQLDSTFWHYLFKELVISCLYRQCFILHWTLGDNNGIVIKLQPTSYDLIDYNWNERIYLLVRERCELDHALSWLSTLGGAFSALGDYFANCAETAGKISFHQLKLALRLGDPSIASRCRLYLSLSFIQKKRYKLARRIIETEYQIAKKTSIVDPRLINMCRGIWSKLQYEHLVYKNRKKDIV from the exons ATGAAAAAACTATACATAATTCTTACTGATGGAATCTACTGTTATGGTAGATATGTgattaaaagaaataatgttaaaGAATTTAAGTCAATTTCGAATGGAACTGAAATACTGCAATTAGACAGCACCTTTTGGCATTATTTATTCAAGGAATTAGTTATTAGCTGTTTATATAGGCAATGTTTTATTCTACATTGGACTTTAGGAGATAATAATGGTATAGTTATCAAACTTCAACCAACTAGTTATGATTTGATTGACTATAATTGGAATGAAAGGATCTACCTCTTGGTGCGAGAAAGATGTGAACTAGATCATGCACTATCTTGGTTGTCAACATTAGGAGGTGCTTTTTCTGCTTTAG GTGATTATTTTGCAAATTGTGCAGAAACAGCAGGAAAAATATCCTTTCATCAACTAAAGTTGGCCCTAAGGTTAGGAGATCCTAGTATTGCATCCAGATGTCGACTGTATCTAAGTTTAAGCTTCATTCAGAAAAAAAGATATAAATTAGCAAGGAGAATTATAGAAACAGAATACCAAATAGCTAAGAAGACTAGTATAGTGGATCCTAGACTTATTAACATGTGCAGAGGTATTTGGTCAAAGTTACAATATGAACATTTGGTTTATAAAAACAGAAAGAAAGATATTGTTTAG